Proteins encoded by one window of Manihot esculenta cultivar AM560-2 chromosome 10, M.esculenta_v8, whole genome shotgun sequence:
- the LOC110624903 gene encoding beta-glucosidase BoGH3B isoform X2 has product MINGFQNGSLSSRLGIPMIYGIDAVHGHNNVYNATIFPHNVGLGATRDPNLMKRIGSATALEVRATGIPYVFAPCIAVCRDPRWGRCYESYSEDHKIVEDMTEIILGLQGDLPANSRKGVPYVGGKKKVAACAKHFVGDGGTTKGINENNTVTDKHGLLSIHMPAYSDSIIKGVSTIMVSYSSWNGDKMHANRELITGFLKNTLKFKGFVISDWQGIDRITSPPHANYSYSIQAAIQAGIDMVMVPFNYTEFIDDLTYLVKKNVITIDRIDDAVGRILFVKFSMGLFENPLADFSLVNELGSQEHRDLAKEAVRKSLVLLKNGKNGSNPLLPLPKKASKILVAGTHADNLGYQCGGWTIAWQGFTGNNYTRGTTVLSAIRSVVDRSTEVVFQENPDSNFVKSNNFAYAIVAVGEPPYAETAGDSMDLTMMDPGPTVISNVCEAVKCVVVIVSGRPIVIEPYLSSIDALVAAWLPGTEGQGVTDVLYGDYQFSGKLPRTWFKNVDQLPMNVGDSHYDPLFPFGFGLKTGSLPGIVGRSTSAGVVGRPYIVFIIVLVTLNLLSHR; this is encoded by the exons ATGATAAATGGGTTTCAAAATGGGTCTTTGTCCAGCCGTTTGGGCATTCCAATGATTTATGGCATTGATGCTGTCCATGGACATAACAATGTATACAATGCTACAATATTTCCCCACAATGTTGGGCTTGGAGCAACTAG GGATCCAAACCTGATGAAGAGGATTGGCAGTGCAACTGCTCTTGAAGTTAGAGCCACAGGGATTCCTTATGTCTTTGCTCCATGCATTGCA GTTTGTCGAGATCCAAGGTGGGGTCGCTGTTACGAAAGCTACAGTGAGGATCACAAAATTGTGGAAGACATGACTGAAATTATTCTTGGTTTGCAAGGGGACCTTCCAGCTAATTCTCGGAAAGGAGTTCCATATGTTGGTGGAAA GAAAAAGGTTGCAGCTTGTGCAAAGCACTTTGTGGGTGATGGTGGAACAACAAAGGGCATCAATGAGAATAACACAGTGACTGACAAGCATGGACTGTTGAGCATCCACATGCCTGCCTATTCTGATTCAATCATCAAGGGTGTTTCAACAATCATGGTTTCCTACTCTAGTTGGAATGGGGATAAGATGCATGCAAATCGTGAGCTAATTACTGGCTTCCTAAAGAATACCCTCAAATTTAAG GGTTTTGTTATCTCAGACTGGCAGGGCATTGACAGGATTACCTCACCACCACATGCAAACTACTCCTATTCTATTCAAGCTGCAATTCAAGCTGGCATTGACATG GTCATGGTCCCTTTCAACTATACTGAGTTTATTGATGATCTTACTTACCTAGTCAAGAAGAATGTCATCACAATCGATCGCATTGATGATGCTGTGGGAAGGATTTTGTTTGTCAAGTTCAGCATGGGCCTGTTTGAAAACCCTTTGGCTGATTTCAGCCTAGTCAATGAGCTTGGGAGCCAG GAACATAGAGACTTGGCAAAGGAAGCTGTAAGGAAATCACTTGTTTTGCTGAAGAATGGAAAAAATGGATCTAATCCATTACTACCCCTTCCCAAGAAAGCTTCAAAGATTTTAGTTGCAGGTACTCATGCCGACAATTTGGGCTATCAGTGTGGTGGGTGGACAATTGCATGGCAAGGATTTACTGGCAACAACTATACAAGGG GAACCACCGTCCTTTCAGCCATAAGATCTGTAGTTGATCGAAGCACAGAAGTTGTCTTCCAAGAGAATCCGGATAGCAACTTTGTCAAGTCCAATAACTTTGCTTATGCTATTGTTGCTGTTGGTGAGCCCCCTTACGCTGAAACAGCAGGAGACAGCATGGACCTCACAATGATGGATCCTGGTCCAACCGTTATTAGCAATGTCTGTGAGGCTGTCAAGTGTGTTGTTGTCATAGTCTCTGGTAGACCTATTGTGATTGAACCATATCTTTCGTCAATTGATGCCTTAGTCGCAGCATGGTTGCCCGGCACCGAAGGCCAAGGTGTGACTGATGTCCTATATGGCGACTATCAATTTAGTGGAAAACTCCCAAGAACATGGTTTAAGAATGTAGATCAGCTGCCAATGAATGTGGGGGATTCACACTATGACCCACTTTTCCCCTTCGGCTTTGggctgaagactgggtcacttcCAGGCATTGTGGGAAG GTCAACATCAGCTGGTGTAGTTGGGAGGCCATATATAGTTTTTATTATTGTCCTTGTAACTTTGAATTTGTTATCTCATAGGTAG
- the LOC110624903 gene encoding beta-glucosidase BoGH3B isoform X3 gives MSRVLVVEVIGILWLWVWIAMVEAEYVKYKDPKQPVGARVKDLLSRMTLEEKIGQMAQIDRSVASPAVMKTNSIGSVLSGGGSAPLPEATAEDWVNMINGFQNGSLSSRLGIPMIYGIDAVHGHNNVYNATIFPHNVGLGATRDPNLMKRIGSATALEVRATGIPYVFAPCIAVCRDPRWGRCYESYSEDHKIVEDMTEIILGLQGDLPANSRKGVPYVGGKKKVAACAKHFVGDGGTTKGINENNTVTDKHGLLSIHMPAYSDSIIKGVSTIMVSYSSWNGDKMHANRELITGFLKNTLKFKGFVISDWQGIDRITSPPHANYSYSIQAAIQAGIDMVMVPFNYTEFIDDLTYLVKKNVITIDRIDDAVGRILFVKFSMGLFENPLADFSLVNELGSQVLMPTIWAISVVGGQLHGKDLLATTIQGEPPSFQP, from the exons ATGTCTAGGGTTTTAGTGGTTGAAGTAATTGGGATTTTGTGGTTATGGGTGTGGATAGCTATGGTAGAAGCCGAGTATGTGAAATACAAGGACCCAAAACAGCCGGTGGGGGCTCGAGTTAAGGACCTactgagtagaatgactctagAAGAAAAAATTGGTCAAATGGCACAAATTGACAGATCGGTTGCTAGTCCTGCAGTTATGAAGACCAATTCCATTG GCAGTGTACTGAGCGGTGGTGGAAGTGCGCCACTTCCTGAGGCTACTGCTGAGGATTGGGTTAATATGATAAATGGGTTTCAAAATGGGTCTTTGTCCAGCCGTTTGGGCATTCCAATGATTTATGGCATTGATGCTGTCCATGGACATAACAATGTATACAATGCTACAATATTTCCCCACAATGTTGGGCTTGGAGCAACTAG GGATCCAAACCTGATGAAGAGGATTGGCAGTGCAACTGCTCTTGAAGTTAGAGCCACAGGGATTCCTTATGTCTTTGCTCCATGCATTGCA GTTTGTCGAGATCCAAGGTGGGGTCGCTGTTACGAAAGCTACAGTGAGGATCACAAAATTGTGGAAGACATGACTGAAATTATTCTTGGTTTGCAAGGGGACCTTCCAGCTAATTCTCGGAAAGGAGTTCCATATGTTGGTGGAAA GAAAAAGGTTGCAGCTTGTGCAAAGCACTTTGTGGGTGATGGTGGAACAACAAAGGGCATCAATGAGAATAACACAGTGACTGACAAGCATGGACTGTTGAGCATCCACATGCCTGCCTATTCTGATTCAATCATCAAGGGTGTTTCAACAATCATGGTTTCCTACTCTAGTTGGAATGGGGATAAGATGCATGCAAATCGTGAGCTAATTACTGGCTTCCTAAAGAATACCCTCAAATTTAAG GGTTTTGTTATCTCAGACTGGCAGGGCATTGACAGGATTACCTCACCACCACATGCAAACTACTCCTATTCTATTCAAGCTGCAATTCAAGCTGGCATTGACATG GTCATGGTCCCTTTCAACTATACTGAGTTTATTGATGATCTTACTTACCTAGTCAAGAAGAATGTCATCACAATCGATCGCATTGATGATGCTGTGGGAAGGATTTTGTTTGTCAAGTTCAGCATGGGCCTGTTTGAAAACCCTTTGGCTGATTTCAGCCTAGTCAATGAGCTTGGGAGCCAG GTACTCATGCCGACAATTTGGGCTATCAGTGTGGTGGGTGGACAATTGCATGGCAAGGATTTACTGGCAACAACTATACAAGGG GAACCACCGTCCTTTCAGCCATAA
- the LOC110624903 gene encoding beta-glucosidase BoGH3B isoform X1, whose product MSRVLVVEVIGILWLWVWIAMVEAEYVKYKDPKQPVGARVKDLLSRMTLEEKIGQMAQIDRSVASPAVMKTNSIGSVLSGGGSAPLPEATAEDWVNMINGFQNGSLSSRLGIPMIYGIDAVHGHNNVYNATIFPHNVGLGATRDPNLMKRIGSATALEVRATGIPYVFAPCIAVCRDPRWGRCYESYSEDHKIVEDMTEIILGLQGDLPANSRKGVPYVGGKKKVAACAKHFVGDGGTTKGINENNTVTDKHGLLSIHMPAYSDSIIKGVSTIMVSYSSWNGDKMHANRELITGFLKNTLKFKGFVISDWQGIDRITSPPHANYSYSIQAAIQAGIDMVMVPFNYTEFIDDLTYLVKKNVITIDRIDDAVGRILFVKFSMGLFENPLADFSLVNELGSQEHRDLAKEAVRKSLVLLKNGKNGSNPLLPLPKKASKILVAGTHADNLGYQCGGWTIAWQGFTGNNYTRGTTVLSAIRSVVDRSTEVVFQENPDSNFVKSNNFAYAIVAVGEPPYAETAGDSMDLTMMDPGPTVISNVCEAVKCVVVIVSGRPIVIEPYLSSIDALVAAWLPGTEGQGVTDVLYGDYQFSGKLPRTWFKNVDQLPMNVGDSHYDPLFPFGFGLKTGSLPGIVGRSTSAGVVGRPYIVFIIVLVTLNLLSHR is encoded by the exons ATGTCTAGGGTTTTAGTGGTTGAAGTAATTGGGATTTTGTGGTTATGGGTGTGGATAGCTATGGTAGAAGCCGAGTATGTGAAATACAAGGACCCAAAACAGCCGGTGGGGGCTCGAGTTAAGGACCTactgagtagaatgactctagAAGAAAAAATTGGTCAAATGGCACAAATTGACAGATCGGTTGCTAGTCCTGCAGTTATGAAGACCAATTCCATTG GCAGTGTACTGAGCGGTGGTGGAAGTGCGCCACTTCCTGAGGCTACTGCTGAGGATTGGGTTAATATGATAAATGGGTTTCAAAATGGGTCTTTGTCCAGCCGTTTGGGCATTCCAATGATTTATGGCATTGATGCTGTCCATGGACATAACAATGTATACAATGCTACAATATTTCCCCACAATGTTGGGCTTGGAGCAACTAG GGATCCAAACCTGATGAAGAGGATTGGCAGTGCAACTGCTCTTGAAGTTAGAGCCACAGGGATTCCTTATGTCTTTGCTCCATGCATTGCA GTTTGTCGAGATCCAAGGTGGGGTCGCTGTTACGAAAGCTACAGTGAGGATCACAAAATTGTGGAAGACATGACTGAAATTATTCTTGGTTTGCAAGGGGACCTTCCAGCTAATTCTCGGAAAGGAGTTCCATATGTTGGTGGAAA GAAAAAGGTTGCAGCTTGTGCAAAGCACTTTGTGGGTGATGGTGGAACAACAAAGGGCATCAATGAGAATAACACAGTGACTGACAAGCATGGACTGTTGAGCATCCACATGCCTGCCTATTCTGATTCAATCATCAAGGGTGTTTCAACAATCATGGTTTCCTACTCTAGTTGGAATGGGGATAAGATGCATGCAAATCGTGAGCTAATTACTGGCTTCCTAAAGAATACCCTCAAATTTAAG GGTTTTGTTATCTCAGACTGGCAGGGCATTGACAGGATTACCTCACCACCACATGCAAACTACTCCTATTCTATTCAAGCTGCAATTCAAGCTGGCATTGACATG GTCATGGTCCCTTTCAACTATACTGAGTTTATTGATGATCTTACTTACCTAGTCAAGAAGAATGTCATCACAATCGATCGCATTGATGATGCTGTGGGAAGGATTTTGTTTGTCAAGTTCAGCATGGGCCTGTTTGAAAACCCTTTGGCTGATTTCAGCCTAGTCAATGAGCTTGGGAGCCAG GAACATAGAGACTTGGCAAAGGAAGCTGTAAGGAAATCACTTGTTTTGCTGAAGAATGGAAAAAATGGATCTAATCCATTACTACCCCTTCCCAAGAAAGCTTCAAAGATTTTAGTTGCAGGTACTCATGCCGACAATTTGGGCTATCAGTGTGGTGGGTGGACAATTGCATGGCAAGGATTTACTGGCAACAACTATACAAGGG GAACCACCGTCCTTTCAGCCATAAGATCTGTAGTTGATCGAAGCACAGAAGTTGTCTTCCAAGAGAATCCGGATAGCAACTTTGTCAAGTCCAATAACTTTGCTTATGCTATTGTTGCTGTTGGTGAGCCCCCTTACGCTGAAACAGCAGGAGACAGCATGGACCTCACAATGATGGATCCTGGTCCAACCGTTATTAGCAATGTCTGTGAGGCTGTCAAGTGTGTTGTTGTCATAGTCTCTGGTAGACCTATTGTGATTGAACCATATCTTTCGTCAATTGATGCCTTAGTCGCAGCATGGTTGCCCGGCACCGAAGGCCAAGGTGTGACTGATGTCCTATATGGCGACTATCAATTTAGTGGAAAACTCCCAAGAACATGGTTTAAGAATGTAGATCAGCTGCCAATGAATGTGGGGGATTCACACTATGACCCACTTTTCCCCTTCGGCTTTGggctgaagactgggtcacttcCAGGCATTGTGGGAAG GTCAACATCAGCTGGTGTAGTTGGGAGGCCATATATAGTTTTTATTATTGTCCTTGTAACTTTGAATTTGTTATCTCATAGGTAG